AGCGGCCGCCGGGGTCACAACTGCGCGGCGCGCGAGCGGCGCTTGAGCCGCTTGAGCCGGAAGGTCTCCTCGCGCGAGCGCTCCTCCAGCACGGCGAGGATGCCGGCGACGTCGCGGCGCAGCCCCGGGATGAGGATCTGCTCCAGCGCGTTGACCCGGCTGCTCGTGGCGCGCACCTCCTCGCCGAGCCGGCGCAGCCGCGTCTCCTGCACGGCGATGACGAGCGCCTGGTTGAGGATTCTCTCGAAGGCGGCCGCCGTCTCCTCGATGAGCACCGGGGTCGTGGCCGGGTTGTAGCCGCGGGCATCGAAGGCGCGCACGAGATCGCGCGCCTCGATCTC
The bacterium genome window above contains:
- a CDS encoding V-type ATP synthase subunit D, with amino-acid sequence MARVNPTRMELLALKGQITTAVEGARLLKGKRDALMKEFMAAVDTVVDSRHELTDLCRAGMSTVHAAKALEGEFTLESAAMGTRRTLPLEVHDKRIWGVAVPEIEARDLVRAFDARGYNPATTPVLIEETAAAFERILNQALVIAVQETRLRRLGEEVRATSSRVNALEQILIPGLRRDVAGILAVLEERSREETFRLKRLKRRSRAAQL